From a single bacterium genomic region:
- a CDS encoding VWA domain-containing protein, whose amino-acid sequence MPLVTFARPLALLFLPCVVLALRLGRRRPGRRWRLASALRAAMLTCLILAAAGPAVRVPATGASVVFAVDRSLSVTASGARDAEAAFVRGALARMRSQDSAGIVTFGGRPALRASVAPRIAAGDLGVGPEPDATDIGAALDLARSVLPAQGARRIVLLSDGGQNAGDAASAARAAAAAGIPIDVVPVGAPPAPDVYVDDVVAPAEVRPGETYEVRAVLQATASATAAVTLRRNGVVSAVRSLSLPVGETAVRFPEVALTPGPIRYTVDVDASPSALAGNKRGEALVVVRGRPRVLFVADGPRPVADWLRRQALEVDVRSPDGVPASPLGLAPYAGVVLDDVPATALSRAQQEALRTFVAEAGGGLAAIGGPHAFGVGGYAGTPVEDALPVKMDVRQTATLPTVAVVLIIDSSGSMEAFGTELAKEELAKEVAASVIDHLGEHDLIGVITFDQEYRWLVPMTEAQYRARVLDEISRLQAGGGTLMYQPLEAAHAALRNSPARLRHVIVMSDGLTDPGPPGTSFRALATGMARDRVTLSTVAIGNDADRPFMRNLAAWGLGRSYFAKNLYAIPEIFTTEAFLATRSYLIETRSPLSRSGAAPTLAGLPAPPPVDGYVATVPKPAADVALVSPRRDPVLATWQYGLGRAVAFTSDDGLRWTSGWRTWPDTARFWSQAVRWMLRDEGSGLYAQTVADGGEGHVVLDVRRADGAPWSGLGVTGRVSAPDGAERAITLPETVPGRYEGAWPAAAPGTYKVVVAARDPARAAPVGTRIAGLVVPYSPELRPAPGGPALLSRIAETGGGTFLSDPADAFRPGRGSGSRDAWPPLVAASLVLLVGEVAVRRVPALADRLALAAAALIRWREGSAAARAGDDAAYEAADRWAADEAAHAEEDALRASSMEHAARLYVARLRGGRRD is encoded by the coding sequence ATGCCGCTTGTCACCTTTGCCCGGCCGCTCGCGCTGCTGTTCCTGCCGTGCGTGGTCCTCGCGTTGCGGCTCGGCCGCCGCCGCCCCGGGCGGCGGTGGCGCCTCGCGTCGGCGCTGCGCGCGGCGATGCTGACCTGCCTCATCCTGGCGGCGGCCGGTCCGGCCGTCCGCGTGCCGGCCACCGGCGCGTCCGTCGTGTTCGCGGTCGATCGTTCGCTCAGCGTGACGGCCTCGGGCGCAAGGGACGCGGAAGCCGCGTTCGTGCGGGGTGCCCTTGCCCGTATGCGTTCGCAGGACAGCGCCGGTATCGTGACCTTCGGCGGCCGCCCCGCGCTGCGGGCGTCGGTCGCGCCGCGCATCGCGGCGGGCGACCTCGGCGTGGGGCCTGAGCCCGATGCGACCGACATCGGCGCCGCCCTGGATCTCGCGCGCAGCGTCCTCCCGGCCCAGGGCGCGCGGCGGATCGTGCTGCTGAGTGACGGCGGACAGAACGCGGGAGATGCGGCATCCGCGGCGCGCGCGGCGGCCGCGGCCGGGATTCCGATCGACGTCGTGCCGGTCGGCGCCCCCCCGGCACCCGACGTGTACGTCGACGACGTCGTCGCCCCGGCGGAGGTGCGGCCCGGCGAGACCTATGAGGTGCGCGCCGTGCTGCAGGCGACGGCGTCCGCGACGGCGGCCGTCACCCTCCGGCGGAACGGTGTGGTAAGCGCCGTGCGATCGCTGTCGCTTCCTGTCGGCGAGACCGCGGTGCGGTTCCCCGAGGTGGCGCTCACCCCGGGACCCATCCGCTACACCGTCGACGTCGACGCCTCGCCGAGCGCGCTCGCAGGCAACAAGCGGGGCGAGGCACTCGTCGTCGTTCGGGGACGGCCGCGCGTCCTGTTCGTCGCCGACGGCCCGCGGCCGGTCGCGGACTGGCTTCGCCGGCAGGCACTGGAAGTCGACGTGCGGTCGCCGGACGGGGTGCCGGCATCACCGCTCGGTCTCGCCCCGTACGCCGGCGTCGTGCTGGACGACGTGCCGGCCACCGCGCTGAGCCGGGCGCAGCAGGAAGCGCTCCGCACGTTCGTCGCAGAGGCCGGCGGCGGCCTGGCCGCGATCGGCGGCCCGCACGCATTCGGCGTCGGCGGCTACGCCGGCACGCCCGTCGAAGATGCGCTCCCCGTCAAGATGGACGTCCGCCAGACCGCGACGCTCCCGACCGTAGCGGTCGTGCTCATCATCGACTCCTCGGGCAGCATGGAAGCGTTCGGGACAGAACTGGCCAAGGAAGAACTCGCGAAAGAGGTCGCCGCGTCCGTGATCGACCACCTGGGCGAGCACGATCTCATCGGCGTGATCACGTTCGATCAGGAGTACCGCTGGCTCGTCCCGATGACCGAGGCGCAGTACCGCGCCCGGGTGCTCGATGAGATCTCGCGGCTGCAGGCCGGCGGCGGCACGCTCATGTATCAGCCGCTCGAGGCGGCGCACGCCGCGCTGCGCAATTCGCCGGCGCGTCTCCGGCACGTGATCGTGATGAGCGACGGGCTCACCGATCCCGGGCCGCCGGGCACGAGTTTCCGCGCGCTCGCGACAGGCATGGCCCGCGACCGGGTCACGTTGAGCACCGTGGCGATCGGCAACGACGCGGACCGGCCCTTCATGCGCAATCTCGCGGCGTGGGGCCTCGGCCGCAGCTACTTCGCGAAGAATCTCTACGCGATCCCCGAGATCTTCACCACCGAGGCGTTTCTCGCGACGCGGTCGTACCTGATCGAGACGCGCTCGCCGTTGAGCCGCTCGGGCGCGGCGCCGACGCTGGCGGGTCTGCCGGCGCCTCCGCCGGTCGACGGCTACGTGGCAACCGTGCCCAAACCGGCAGCCGACGTGGCGCTCGTGAGCCCGCGGCGCGACCCCGTCCTCGCGACCTGGCAGTACGGCCTCGGCCGCGCCGTCGCGTTCACGTCTGACGACGGCCTTCGCTGGACGTCGGGATGGCGAACGTGGCCGGACACGGCGCGGTTCTGGTCGCAGGCCGTCCGATGGATGCTGCGCGACGAGGGGAGCGGGCTCTACGCTCAGACCGTGGCGGACGGGGGCGAGGGCCATGTCGTGTTGGACGTGCGCCGCGCCGACGGCGCGCCGTGGAGCGGCCTCGGGGTCACCGGCCGGGTGTCGGCGCCGGACGGTGCGGAGCGGGCGATCACGCTGCCGGAAACCGTCCCCGGACGGTATGAAGGTGCCTGGCCCGCCGCGGCGCCGGGCACCTACAAGGTCGTGGTGGCCGCGCGGGATCCGGCGCGCGCCGCGCCCGTCGGAACGCGCATCGCGGGGCTCGTCGTCCCGTACTCGCCGGAGCTGCGCCCGGCGCCGGGCGGCCCCGCGCTGCTGAGCCGTATCGCCGAGACCGGCGGCGGGACGTTTCTCTCCGATCCCGCCGACGCCTTCCGGCCGGGACGCGGCAGCGGATCCCGCGACGCGTGGCCGCCGCTCGTCGCCGCCTCGCTCGTGCTGCTCGTCGGCGAGGTGGCGGTGCGGCGCGTGCCGGCGCTCGCGGATCGTCTCGCGCTGGCGGCCGCGGCGCTCATCCGGTGGCGTGAAGGCTCCGCCGCCGCGCGCGCCGGAGACGACGCGGCCTACGAAGCGGCGGACCGGTGGGCGGCGGACGAGGCGGCGCACGCGGAGGAGGACGCGCTGCGGGCATCGTCCATGGAGCACGCCGCGCGGTTGTACGTCGCGCGGCTGCGCGGCGGGCGCCGGGACTAG
- a CDS encoding S-methyl-5'-thioadenosine phosphorylase, protein MAQAEIGIFGGSGFYSLLDDAREVKIETPYGEPADTVTVGELAGRSVAFLPRHGRTHRLPPHRINYRANVWAMKSLGVQWLVGPCAAGSLQAAVRPGDFVVCDQFVDRTWGRADTFYDGPVTTHVSAADPYCPTLRRLAVDAAKAVGIPVRDRGTVVVIQGPRFSTRSESRWFRDRGWEVINMTNYPECILARELELCYVNISLITDYDVGVEGDPSVDPVSHESVLRVFRENNERLRHLLVALIERVPKTRDCSCGHALATARIE, encoded by the coding sequence GTGGCGCAGGCCGAGATCGGTATTTTCGGGGGGTCGGGCTTTTACTCTCTCCTCGATGACGCGCGCGAGGTGAAAATCGAAACGCCTTACGGCGAGCCCGCCGACACGGTGACAGTCGGGGAACTGGCCGGGCGTTCGGTCGCCTTCCTGCCGCGCCACGGCCGGACGCACCGCCTACCGCCGCACCGCATCAACTATCGCGCGAACGTCTGGGCAATGAAATCGCTCGGGGTGCAGTGGCTGGTCGGCCCCTGCGCGGCCGGGAGCCTGCAGGCGGCCGTACGTCCCGGCGACTTCGTGGTGTGCGACCAGTTCGTCGACCGGACATGGGGCCGCGCGGACACGTTCTACGACGGGCCGGTGACAACGCACGTGTCGGCGGCGGACCCGTACTGTCCGACGCTGCGCCGGCTCGCGGTGGACGCGGCGAAGGCGGTGGGCATTCCGGTGCGCGACCGCGGCACGGTCGTCGTGATCCAGGGGCCGAGGTTCAGCACGCGGTCGGAGAGCCGGTGGTTCCGCGACCGGGGGTGGGAGGTTATCAACATGACCAACTATCCCGAGTGTATTCTCGCGCGCGAGCTCGAGCTCTGCTACGTGAACATCTCGTTGATCACGGACTACGACGTCGGGGTGGAAGGCGATCCGTCGGTCGACCCGGTGAGCCACGAGTCGGTGCTGCGGGTGTTCCGGGAGAACAACGAACGGCTGCGCCACCTGCTGGTGGCCCTGATCGAGCGCGTGCCGAAGACGCGGGACTGTTCGTGCGGGCACGCGCTGGCCACCGCGCGGATCGAATAG
- a CDS encoding HAD-IA family hydrolase, giving the protein MTAAPKPYRAVLFDMDGTLLDSADLIVTSFVETCRTLLGRTLDREETLRTWSWPVRAKFHAIAPARADELTKEYLRRYIEMHDERARLFPGVPAVLDALGARGYLLGIVTSKRRATTGAAVRAFGLDRWCRAIVVDEDVSRHKPDPEPVTLGARLLGVAPAEALMVGDSVEDMAAARGAGAGAGAALWGTMRRAELLGTEPDHRFESPETLLTVCG; this is encoded by the coding sequence ATGACCGCCGCCCCGAAACCTTACCGGGCCGTCCTGTTCGACATGGACGGCACGCTCCTCGACAGCGCCGACCTGATCGTCACGTCCTTCGTCGAGACCTGCCGGACGCTGCTCGGGCGGACGCTCGACCGCGAGGAAACGCTGCGGACGTGGAGCTGGCCGGTGCGCGCCAAGTTCCACGCCATCGCGCCGGCCCGCGCCGACGAGCTGACGAAGGAATACCTGCGGCGGTACATAGAGATGCACGACGAGCGCGCGCGGCTGTTTCCCGGCGTGCCGGCCGTGCTCGACGCGCTCGGCGCGCGCGGCTACCTGCTCGGCATCGTCACGTCTAAGCGCCGCGCCACCACCGGCGCCGCGGTGCGCGCGTTCGGCCTCGACCGGTGGTGCCGCGCGATCGTCGTCGACGAGGACGTCTCCCGGCACAAGCCCGATCCGGAACCGGTAACGCTCGGGGCGCGGCTGCTCGGTGTCGCCCCGGCCGAGGCGCTCATGGTCGGGGACAGCGTCGAGGACATGGCGGCCGCGCGCGGAGCGGGCGCCGGCGCCGGCGCCGCACTCTGGGGCACGATGCGTCGCGCCGAGTTGCTGGGAACGGAGCCGGATCACCGGTTCGAGAGTCCGGAGACGCTGCTGACGGTCTGCGGCTGA
- a CDS encoding iron-containing alcohol dehydrogenase codes for MSAPSTPAGVRPFRGPSRVWYGEDAAGRIGECLAELAVAPGTALLVTDAVVDNLGLAQPVADGLAAAGFSIERFADIPGEPSAEVADRAAAVARRVSPVVVCAVGGGSVMDVAKLAAALVRNPGGVLLYTNAPGGNRRFAEPSVPTVLVPTTAGTGAEASQNAVIIHNGQKAFANNHPNLLAAGVLLDPRLTYSLPKTVTAHTGLDALSHCVEGMLSAGATPLTDLTGSQGVGLIFAALPRAYADGGDARARAQMMLAAYLGGLTLNAGMILGHSIAYTIANRLHLPHGFSCALALPYAMAYNRDAAADRLRRIAAAAGGNGGDGAFGGPAGGDAVRRVQSLGLDVGMPEALRTLGLERERLPELVDECLARYPRPNNPRPLAGEPLLSLYTAMWEGRPADAWRG; via the coding sequence GTGTCCGCGCCATCGACGCCCGCCGGCGTCCGCCCGTTCCGCGGCCCAAGCCGTGTTTGGTACGGCGAGGACGCCGCCGGACGCATCGGCGAGTGCCTGGCGGAGCTCGCCGTCGCGCCGGGTACGGCGCTGCTCGTGACGGACGCTGTGGTCGACAACCTGGGACTCGCGCAGCCGGTCGCCGACGGGCTCGCGGCCGCCGGCTTTTCGATCGAACGCTTCGCGGACATCCCGGGAGAGCCGAGCGCCGAGGTCGCGGATCGCGCGGCGGCGGTCGCCCGCCGCGTTTCTCCGGTCGTGGTCTGCGCGGTGGGCGGCGGCAGCGTGATGGACGTCGCCAAGCTCGCGGCCGCCCTCGTCCGCAACCCGGGCGGCGTCCTTCTGTACACCAACGCGCCCGGCGGAAACCGCCGCTTTGCCGAACCCTCGGTCCCGACGGTGCTCGTGCCCACGACCGCGGGCACGGGTGCGGAGGCCAGCCAGAACGCGGTGATCATCCACAACGGCCAGAAGGCCTTCGCGAACAATCACCCCAACCTGCTGGCCGCGGGGGTACTGCTCGATCCCCGTCTGACGTACTCGCTCCCGAAGACCGTCACGGCCCACACCGGCCTCGACGCGCTGAGCCACTGCGTCGAAGGGATGCTGTCGGCGGGCGCAACCCCGCTGACCGACCTCACCGGATCGCAGGGCGTCGGGTTGATCTTCGCGGCGCTGCCGCGCGCCTACGCCGACGGCGGCGACGCGCGGGCCCGGGCGCAGATGATGCTGGCCGCGTACCTCGGCGGCCTCACGCTCAACGCCGGCATGATCCTGGGGCACTCCATCGCCTACACGATCGCGAACCGGCTGCATCTGCCGCACGGGTTCTCGTGCGCGCTCGCACTCCCGTACGCGATGGCGTACAACCGCGACGCCGCGGCGGACCGGCTGCGGCGCATCGCCGCGGCGGCCGGAGGAAACGGAGGCGACGGAGCATTCGGCGGGCCGGCAGGCGGCGACGCGGTGCGGCGCGTGCAGTCGCTCGGCCTCGACGTCGGCATGCCGGAGGCGCTGCGTACGCTCGGCCTCGAGCGCGAGCGGCTGCCCGAGCTCGTCGACGAGTGCCTCGCCCGCTATCCGCGTCCCAACAACCCGCGGCCGCTGGCCGGCGAGCCGCTGCTTTCCCTCTACACGGCGATGTGGGAAGGCCGCCCGGCCGACGCCTGGCGCGGATGA
- a CDS encoding STAS domain-containing protein translates to MELDVAVRTNGDVTVVDVAGEVDLYTAPRLEEALTKAAGRTPPLIVVNLGRTTYLDSTALRVLTAVFKRVRERRGEMAIAEVQPKIAKLFTLTGLDQVLPLYPTEREALAKVHPAAGT, encoded by the coding sequence ATGGAACTCGATGTGGCAGTGCGTACCAACGGCGATGTAACGGTCGTCGACGTGGCGGGCGAGGTGGATCTGTACACGGCGCCCCGCCTCGAAGAGGCGCTGACCAAAGCCGCCGGGCGGACGCCGCCGCTGATCGTCGTCAACCTCGGCCGCACCACTTATCTCGACAGCACGGCGCTGCGCGTGCTGACCGCCGTCTTCAAGCGCGTCCGCGAACGGCGGGGGGAGATGGCGATTGCGGAGGTCCAGCCGAAGATCGCTAAACTGTTCACGCTCACCGGCCTCGACCAGGTGCTGCCGCTCTACCCCACTGAGCGCGAAGCCCTCGCGAAGGTTCACCCGGCGGCCGGGACCTAG